One segment of Nakamurella flava DNA contains the following:
- a CDS encoding (Fe-S)-binding protein yields MRIALIATCLGDALFPDVAKATTQLLERLGHEVVFPAEQVCCGQMHVNTGYLKEAVPVVEHHVEVFERARFDVAVAPSGSCVGSVRHQQAMVARRAGRTDLAERATALAGRTYELSELLVDVLGVTDVGAFYPHRVTYHPTCHSLRMLRVGDKPLQLLRAVEGIDLVELPGADQCCGFGGTFSIKNAATSSAMLADKVDNICSTGADRCTAGDASCLMNINGGLTRGEKGVQTVHLAQILNSTRERVAA; encoded by the coding sequence ATGCGCATCGCGCTCATCGCCACCTGTCTGGGGGACGCCCTGTTCCCGGACGTCGCCAAGGCCACCACCCAACTGTTGGAGCGCCTCGGCCACGAGGTCGTCTTCCCCGCCGAGCAGGTCTGCTGCGGCCAGATGCACGTCAACACCGGGTACCTGAAGGAGGCCGTCCCGGTCGTCGAGCACCACGTCGAGGTCTTCGAACGCGCCCGGTTCGACGTGGCCGTCGCCCCGTCCGGATCCTGCGTCGGCTCAGTCCGGCATCAGCAGGCCATGGTCGCCCGGCGGGCGGGACGGACCGACCTGGCCGAACGGGCCACCGCACTGGCCGGTCGCACCTACGAGCTGTCCGAGCTGCTGGTCGACGTACTGGGCGTGACCGACGTCGGGGCCTTCTACCCGCACCGCGTCACCTACCACCCGACCTGCCACTCGCTGCGGATGCTGCGGGTCGGCGACAAGCCGCTGCAGCTGCTGCGGGCGGTCGAGGGGATCGACCTGGTCGAGCTGCCGGGCGCCGACCAGTGCTGCGGGTTCGGCGGCACGTTCTCGATCAAGAACGCCGCGACCTCGTCGGCGATGCTGGCCGACAAGGTCGACAACATCTGCTCGACCGGCGCCGACCGGTGCACGGCCGGGGACGCGTCGTGCCTGATGAACATCAACGGCGGGTTGACCCGCGGCGAGAAAGGCGTGCAGACCGTGCATCTGGCCCAGATCCTCAACTCGACCCGGGAGCGGGTGGCGGCATGA
- a CDS encoding L-lactate permease, which produces MVNPRSAALLAETYQPDTTAVGGSLLGTALVSMIPLVVVFVFLGLLKTKAHVAGLAGLAAAILVAVFAFGMPVELSLLSASQGFLYGLFPIMWIVLAAIWLYELTVISGRFEDLRTSFNRVSDDPRIQGIIIAFCFGGLLEALAGFGAPVAITGVMLVSLGFSPMRAAATVLLANTAPVAFGAIGIPIITAGNLTGIDYHEIGAVVGRQTPILAMFVPLLLVMIVDGKRGIKQTWPIALVAGVAFAIAQFISANFISVELTDIIASLVALVAVVVMLKFWKPKDTPEARERLALAAKADHIEPVDGSGGGAPVATAVSTEKLTAGRTLMAFLPYLVVIAIFSLAKLLTPLKTWLASTDLKFGWPGSDGNILTTAGKTSTATQYTFGWLSTAGTLLVISGVIVVIAYKIKPSVAVKEFGRTIVKLKFALLTVGSVLALAYVMNQSGQTITIGQWLAAGTGTFFAFLSPILGWVGTAVTGSDTSANALFATLQQSAGEKAGLDPTLLVAANTSGGVVGKMISPQNLTIAATAVGLLGRESDILRRVLKWSVGLLLAMCVLVYLQSNLLAWMIP; this is translated from the coding sequence ATGGTGAATCCCCGCTCTGCCGCCCTGCTCGCCGAGACCTACCAACCCGACACCACTGCGGTCGGCGGCAGTCTGCTCGGCACCGCACTGGTCTCGATGATCCCGCTGGTGGTGGTGTTCGTCTTCCTGGGTCTGCTCAAGACCAAGGCCCACGTCGCGGGCCTCGCCGGACTGGCCGCAGCGATCCTCGTCGCGGTCTTCGCCTTCGGGATGCCGGTGGAGCTGAGCCTCCTCTCGGCCTCCCAGGGCTTCCTCTACGGCCTCTTCCCGATCATGTGGATCGTGCTCGCGGCGATCTGGCTCTACGAACTGACCGTCATCAGCGGCCGTTTTGAAGACCTGCGCACCTCGTTCAACCGGGTGTCCGACGATCCCCGCATCCAGGGCATCATCATCGCGTTCTGCTTCGGCGGCCTGCTCGAGGCGCTCGCCGGGTTCGGCGCTCCCGTCGCCATCACCGGCGTCATGCTGGTCTCGCTCGGCTTCTCCCCGATGCGCGCCGCCGCCACCGTGCTGCTGGCCAACACCGCCCCGGTCGCCTTCGGCGCCATCGGCATTCCGATCATCACCGCCGGCAACCTGACCGGCATCGACTACCACGAGATCGGCGCGGTCGTCGGCCGGCAGACCCCCATCCTGGCCATGTTCGTGCCGTTGCTGCTGGTGATGATCGTGGACGGCAAGCGGGGCATCAAGCAGACCTGGCCGATCGCCCTGGTCGCCGGTGTCGCCTTCGCCATCGCCCAGTTCATCAGCGCCAACTTCATCTCCGTGGAGCTCACCGACATCATCGCCTCGCTGGTCGCCCTGGTGGCCGTCGTCGTGATGCTGAAGTTCTGGAAGCCGAAGGACACCCCCGAGGCCCGGGAGCGCCTGGCCCTGGCCGCCAAGGCCGACCACATCGAGCCGGTCGACGGCTCCGGCGGGGGCGCCCCCGTCGCCACCGCGGTCTCCACCGAGAAGCTCACCGCCGGACGCACTCTCATGGCCTTCCTGCCGTACCTCGTGGTCATCGCGATCTTCTCGCTGGCCAAGCTGCTCACCCCGCTCAAGACCTGGCTGGCCAGCACCGACCTCAAGTTCGGCTGGCCCGGATCCGACGGCAACATCCTCACCACCGCCGGCAAGACGTCCACGGCCACCCAGTACACCTTCGGTTGGCTGTCGACCGCCGGCACCCTGCTGGTCATCTCCGGCGTCATCGTCGTCATCGCCTACAAGATCAAGCCGTCGGTGGCCGTGAAGGAGTTCGGTCGCACCATCGTCAAGCTCAAGTTCGCGCTACTGACCGTGGGCAGCGTGCTCGCCCTGGCCTACGTGATGAACCAGTCCGGTCAGACCATCACCATCGGCCAGTGGCTCGCCGCCGGCACCGGCACCTTCTTCGCGTTCCTCTCCCCCATCCTGGGCTGGGTCGGCACCGCCGTCACCGGGTCGGACACCAGCGCCAACGCCCTGTTCGCCACCCTGCAGCAGTCGGCCGGCGAGAAGGCCGGGCTCGACCCGACCCTGCTGGTGGCCGCCAACACCTCCGGCGGGGTCGTCGGCAAGATGATCAGCCCGCAGAATCTGACCATCGCCGCCACCGCGGTCGGCCTGCTCGGCCGGGAATCCGACATCCTGCGGCGCGTCCTGAAGTGGAGCGTCGGGCTGCTGTTGGCCATGTGCGTCCTGGTCTACCTGCAGAGCAACCTGCTCGCGTGGATGATTCCCTGA
- a CDS encoding magnesium transporter CorA family protein has product MTVDGRGHASAQPPFVASPAANAAVPSAPTGAPPRAVLWRPDGTVERDCAPTRILEVLHREPEARAWWLLPRQSGGDLQAAADLLGLDQLAIEDLLDDREPPKVDTLGETVIVVTAAVRFDVPSTRLLVDRVSMIAAPRLLVLLADDGPAAELIAAVRRRSPDQHFHPRAADLALHTVLDVLVDGYGTTLLAMEQCAEHLSELLFDDHPLSKADQLQAFRLRQAVTAIRRVTSPMVDVTTELAGAATRSEPTPTADPGDGDAERTDDDPLARLIRPETARRFADVRDHAAHAADSTMALRDELSSAFETNLALADVHLNQIMKKLSAWAAIIAVPTLVTGFFGMNVPYPGFSEGSGFVAGLTIMVAAVVTLFVTFRRKGWL; this is encoded by the coding sequence ATGACCGTCGACGGGCGTGGCCACGCCTCCGCGCAACCCCCCTTCGTCGCGTCCCCGGCGGCGAATGCGGCGGTGCCTTCGGCGCCGACCGGCGCGCCGCCGCGAGCGGTGCTGTGGCGGCCCGACGGCACGGTCGAGCGGGACTGCGCGCCGACGCGGATCCTCGAGGTGTTGCACCGCGAACCGGAGGCCCGGGCCTGGTGGCTGTTGCCCCGGCAGTCCGGCGGGGATCTGCAGGCCGCGGCCGATCTGCTGGGCCTGGATCAGCTGGCCATCGAGGACCTGTTGGACGATCGTGAGCCGCCCAAGGTCGACACCCTCGGTGAGACCGTCATCGTGGTCACCGCCGCCGTCCGCTTCGACGTGCCGTCGACCCGGCTGCTGGTCGACCGGGTGTCGATGATCGCCGCCCCCCGCCTGCTCGTCCTGCTGGCCGACGACGGACCGGCCGCCGAACTTATCGCCGCGGTCCGGCGACGCTCCCCCGACCAGCATTTCCATCCCCGGGCGGCCGATCTCGCCCTGCACACCGTGCTCGACGTGCTGGTCGACGGATACGGCACGACACTGCTGGCCATGGAGCAGTGCGCCGAGCACCTGTCGGAGTTGCTCTTCGACGACCACCCGCTGTCCAAGGCCGACCAGCTGCAGGCGTTCCGGCTCCGTCAGGCCGTCACCGCGATCCGGCGGGTGACGTCACCGATGGTCGACGTGACGACCGAACTCGCGGGGGCGGCCACCCGGTCCGAGCCCACACCGACGGCCGATCCCGGGGACGGCGACGCCGAACGCACGGACGACGACCCGCTGGCCCGGCTGATCCGGCCGGAGACGGCCCGACGGTTCGCCGACGTCCGCGATCACGCCGCGCATGCGGCGGACAGCACGATGGCCCTGCGGGACGAGCTGTCGAGTGCGTTCGAGACGAACCTGGCCCTGGCCGACGTCCACCTGAACCAGATCATGAAGAAGCTGTCGGCCTGGGCGGCCATCATCGCCGTCCCGACGCTGGTCACCGGGTTCTTCGGGATGAACGTGCCGTATCCGGGGTTCAGCGAGGGCAGTGGCTTCGTGGCCGGGCTGACGATCATGGTCGCCGCCGTGGTGACCCTGTTCGTCACCTTCCGCCGCAAGGGCTGGCTGTAG
- the thiD gene encoding bifunctional hydroxymethylpyrimidine kinase/phosphomethylpyrimidine kinase — MVATIAGSDPSGGAGIQADLKTLSALGAYGCAVLTALTAQNTRGVTGVHAVPADFVRAQFDTLVADVELDAIKIGMVADGAIAAAIADGLAELAAGGSGAVVVLDPVMIATSGDRLLAADAEDVVRRRLVPAADLITPNVDEAAALLGVDRATTIDDLRTQALALRGLGARRVLLKGGHLAHPGGPTGDRSIDVLVDADGTVHEIGGERIDTVNTHGTGCTLSSAIAALRPVSPDWVIAVRRAKDYLTRALRHADDLQIGRPDTDGRSPGHGPVHHFAEVWPPAGAHRSR; from the coding sequence GTGGTCGCCACGATCGCCGGGTCCGACCCCAGTGGCGGGGCCGGCATCCAGGCCGACCTCAAGACGCTCAGTGCGCTCGGCGCCTACGGCTGCGCCGTACTGACCGCACTCACCGCCCAGAACACCCGGGGAGTCACCGGCGTGCACGCGGTGCCGGCCGACTTCGTGCGGGCGCAGTTCGACACCCTCGTCGCGGACGTGGAGCTCGACGCGATCAAGATCGGGATGGTCGCCGACGGGGCGATCGCGGCGGCCATCGCCGACGGTCTGGCCGAGCTCGCGGCGGGTGGGTCGGGTGCCGTCGTGGTCCTCGATCCGGTGATGATCGCGACCTCGGGCGACCGGTTGCTGGCCGCCGACGCCGAGGACGTCGTGCGCCGTCGACTGGTCCCGGCCGCCGATCTCATCACCCCGAACGTCGACGAGGCCGCCGCCCTGCTCGGGGTGGATCGGGCCACCACGATCGACGATCTCCGGACGCAGGCTCTGGCCCTGCGTGGTCTCGGCGCCCGGCGGGTGCTGCTCAAGGGCGGTCACCTGGCCCATCCTGGGGGCCCGACCGGCGACCGTTCGATCGACGTGCTGGTCGACGCGGACGGCACGGTGCACGAGATCGGCGGGGAACGGATCGACACCGTCAACACCCACGGCACCGGCTGCACACTGTCGTCGGCCATCGCGGCCCTGCGGCCGGTGAGCCCGGACTGGGTCATCGCCGTCCGGCGGGCCAAGGACTACCTGACCCGGGCCCTGCGACACGCGGACGACCTGCAGATCGGCCGGCCGGACACCGATGGTCGGTCGCCGGGACACGGGCCGGTCCACCACTTCGCCGAGGTGTGGCCACCGGCTGGTGCTCACCGGTCGAGGTGA
- the thiE gene encoding thiamine phosphate synthase → MTALSVDIDGRISAATGSGIYLVTDTGLCGDREGVAATAAAAAAGGVRTVQLRDPSATTRELVALGRALRAALDPFGVPLVVNDRADVAIVVGAAGVHVGQRDLDPRDARALLGPQAHVGLSISNERELADALALPAGTVDLLGVGPIRDTPSKTDAAPAMGWAGLAAVCAASPVPAVAIGGIGVADLATVARSGAVGAAVISAICGREDPDSAARELVSSWELAAAAARDGGGRGA, encoded by the coding sequence ATGACGGCCTTGTCGGTCGACATCGACGGGAGGATCTCCGCGGCAACGGGTTCCGGCATCTACCTGGTGACCGACACCGGCCTGTGCGGTGATCGGGAGGGGGTCGCGGCGACCGCGGCCGCCGCCGCCGCCGGTGGCGTCCGGACCGTCCAGTTGCGCGACCCGTCGGCGACGACTCGCGAGCTCGTGGCCCTCGGCCGGGCGTTGCGGGCGGCACTCGATCCGTTCGGCGTCCCGCTGGTCGTCAACGACCGGGCCGACGTGGCGATCGTCGTCGGGGCGGCCGGGGTGCACGTCGGCCAGCGGGATCTCGATCCCCGGGACGCCCGGGCCCTGCTCGGCCCGCAGGCCCACGTGGGCCTGTCGATCTCGAACGAGCGGGAACTGGCCGATGCGCTCGCCCTGCCCGCCGGGACGGTCGACCTGCTCGGGGTCGGACCCATCCGGGACACCCCGTCAAAGACCGACGCCGCGCCGGCGATGGGCTGGGCTGGTCTCGCCGCGGTCTGCGCGGCCAGCCCCGTACCGGCGGTGGCCATCGGCGGTATCGGCGTCGCAGATCTGGCCACGGTCGCGCGATCCGGCGCGGTCGGTGCCGCAGTGATCTCGGCGATCTGCGGGCGAGAAGATCCGGACAGCGCAGCCCGGGAACTGGTCTCGAGCTGGGAGCTGGCCGCGGCCGCCGCCCGTGATGGTGGGGGGCGGGGGGCGTGA
- the thiM gene encoding hydroxyethylthiazole kinase, producing MNSTDPHGAAVTTDEVASAIAAVRATSPLVHCITNTVVANFTANVLLAAGAAPAMVNDPAESGVLAGVAGALLINLGTVTSAQAEGMDVAIGAAVAAGVPWVMDPVAIGALPLRTDLARSWARRSPAVIRGNASEIGALAGGLGGRGVDSTASPEEVAQTARTLAAELGTVVAVSGPVDYITDGHRTARVDAGHPLLTRVTGVGCSLGALIGAAVAASGDPFVGAVAGTALVCVAGDLAAADHTGPGSFAVALLDRMSDVRPEDVAARAGLR from the coding sequence GTGAACTCCACCGACCCCCACGGTGCCGCCGTGACGACGGACGAGGTGGCGTCCGCCATCGCCGCCGTGCGGGCGACGTCGCCGCTGGTGCACTGCATCACCAACACCGTCGTCGCGAACTTCACCGCCAATGTCCTGCTGGCCGCGGGTGCGGCCCCGGCGATGGTCAACGACCCGGCCGAGAGCGGCGTGCTGGCCGGGGTGGCCGGCGCGCTGCTCATCAACCTGGGCACGGTCACCAGCGCCCAGGCCGAGGGCATGGACGTGGCCATCGGCGCGGCCGTAGCGGCCGGGGTGCCGTGGGTGATGGATCCGGTGGCCATCGGCGCACTGCCGCTGCGCACCGACCTGGCCCGGTCGTGGGCCCGCCGCTCCCCCGCCGTGATCCGGGGCAACGCGTCCGAGATCGGCGCCCTGGCCGGGGGTCTCGGCGGCCGCGGAGTCGATTCGACAGCCAGCCCGGAGGAGGTCGCCCAGACGGCCCGCACGCTCGCCGCCGAGTTGGGAACCGTGGTCGCGGTCAGCGGACCGGTCGACTACATCACCGACGGCCACCGCACCGCCCGGGTCGACGCGGGGCACCCCTTGCTGACCCGGGTGACCGGCGTGGGGTGCTCTCTCGGGGCCTTGATCGGCGCAGCGGTCGCCGCCTCTGGTGATCCGTTCGTCGGCGCGGTCGCCGGCACCGCACTGGTCTGTGTCGCCGGGGATCTGGCCGCGGCCGACCACACCGGCCCCGGCTCCTTCGCTGTCGCGCTGCTGGACCGGATGTCCGACGTCCGCCCCGAGGACGTCGCGGCGCGAGCCGGTCTGCGATGA
- a CDS encoding pepsin-like aspartyl protease, with product MRRARGRVTGVGLAALLALTACANGASRPAYSGGSSDVGALAATGSAVSVPITTTADGSHNIVSVQISVGGGDPVPVMLDTGSAGLLIDASVAGPQTSATGGPFTQHYVSGPVSGSLGSAVVTIGELSTPQPITVGLVDSSSAPTAFASGMKGILGVATTNDGGQAMLAPTLQMAAPYNAGSTLQVAATAGATGTWSLGPVTPPAGATSIPLVAQTPGSSATPEGFPGFAQDVDLCWTIGGKAASCGPTDLDTGNDSPALNATTYAADGPVHTVLPSGQSIAVAPPNGAPLWSFTTGQTVGTDAVKLSSLGENTQFNTGLPFFYGRTVAWNYAGGELLLGPAA from the coding sequence GTGCGGCGGGCGCGTGGTCGGGTGACCGGCGTCGGGCTGGCGGCCCTGCTCGCTCTGACGGCGTGCGCCAACGGGGCGTCGCGTCCGGCCTACTCCGGCGGCTCGTCGGACGTTGGCGCCCTGGCGGCGACGGGGTCGGCGGTGTCCGTGCCGATCACGACGACGGCGGACGGCTCGCACAACATCGTCTCGGTCCAGATCTCCGTGGGGGGCGGTGATCCGGTACCGGTCATGCTCGACACCGGGTCGGCCGGCCTGCTCATCGACGCCTCGGTCGCCGGGCCGCAGACCTCTGCGACCGGCGGACCCTTCACCCAGCACTACGTGAGCGGACCGGTCAGCGGTTCGCTCGGGTCGGCCGTCGTCACCATCGGCGAACTGAGCACCCCGCAGCCCATCACCGTCGGACTGGTCGATTCCTCCAGCGCACCGACCGCGTTCGCCTCCGGGATGAAGGGCATCCTCGGGGTGGCGACGACCAACGACGGGGGCCAGGCGATGCTGGCCCCCACTCTGCAGATGGCCGCCCCGTACAACGCGGGGTCGACGCTGCAGGTGGCCGCAACGGCCGGCGCCACCGGGACGTGGTCACTCGGCCCGGTGACGCCGCCCGCCGGCGCGACATCGATCCCCCTGGTGGCCCAGACACCGGGAAGCAGCGCGACCCCCGAGGGCTTCCCGGGTTTCGCCCAGGACGTGGACCTCTGCTGGACCATCGGCGGCAAGGCGGCGAGCTGCGGGCCGACGGACCTCGACACCGGCAACGACTCGCCGGCGCTGAACGCGACCACCTACGCGGCGGACGGTCCGGTGCACACGGTCCTGCCGTCCGGGCAGTCGATCGCGGTGGCCCCGCCGAACGGTGCCCCGCTGTGGTCCTTCACGACGGGCCAGACGGTCGGGACGGACGCCGTCAAGCTGTCGTCCCTCGGCGAGAACACGCAGTTCAACACCGGTCTGCCGTTCTTCTACGGCCGCACCGTCGCCTGGAACTACGCCGGCGGCGAGCTCCTCCTCGGCCCGGCGGCCTGA
- a CDS encoding DUF4031 domain-containing protein, which translates to MTVLIDPPRWPAHGRLWSHLVSDTSYEELHEFAAALGIPSRGFDHDHYDVPQERYEAIVTAGAVPVEARELLERLLRSGLRQRKRDRRTG; encoded by the coding sequence ATGACCGTGCTGATCGATCCGCCCCGCTGGCCTGCGCACGGGCGCCTCTGGTCGCATCTGGTCAGCGACACCTCGTACGAGGAGCTGCACGAGTTCGCGGCCGCCCTGGGGATCCCGTCGCGCGGTTTCGACCACGATCACTACGACGTCCCGCAGGAACGGTACGAGGCGATCGTCACGGCCGGGGCGGTGCCGGTGGAGGCCCGGGAGCTGCTCGAGCGATTGCTGCGGTCCGGTCTGCGGCAGCGCAAGCGGGACCGGCGCACCGGGTGA
- the guaA gene encoding glutamine-hydrolyzing GMP synthase codes for MNSIDDTGAADALTPDTEPATVAPPAAEPPADSRPELEQHPVLVVDFGAQYAQLIARRVREANVYSEIVPSTLSVEEITAKQPSAVILSGGPSSVYAPDAPAVDPALFDTGVPVFGICYGFQAMAQALGGRVDRTGVREYGATELSVADGGGRLLADLPDTLGVWMSHGDSVAQAPPGFSVTATSPGAPIAAFEDTDRKLAGVQYHPEVVHSEHGQEVLRRFLHDVAGLPGDWTSAEILTEQVAAIRERIGDKKVICGLSGGVDSAVAAALVHRAVGDQLTCVFVDHGLLRAGEREQVERDYVAATGIKLVTVDARERFLDALAGVTDPETKRKIIGREFIRVFEQAAADVSQSEGGVEFLVQGTLYPDVVESGGGTGTATIKSHHNVGGLPDDLTFALVEPLRTLFKDEVRALGAELGLPSAIVGRQPFPGPGLGIRIIGAVDAERLEVLRAADAIVREELTAAGLDQDIWQCPVVLLADVRSVGVQGDGRTYGHPIVLRPVSSEDAMTADWSRLPYDLLARISNRITGEVTEVNRVVLDITSKPPGTIEWE; via the coding sequence ATGAACAGCATCGACGACACGGGTGCGGCGGACGCCCTCACCCCGGACACCGAGCCCGCGACGGTCGCCCCACCGGCCGCCGAACCCCCGGCCGACAGCCGCCCGGAACTCGAACAGCACCCCGTTCTCGTCGTGGATTTCGGCGCCCAGTACGCCCAACTGATCGCCCGCCGGGTCCGCGAGGCGAACGTCTACTCGGAGATCGTCCCGTCGACGCTGTCCGTCGAGGAGATCACCGCCAAACAACCGTCCGCGGTGATCCTGTCCGGCGGGCCGTCCAGCGTCTACGCACCTGACGCGCCGGCCGTCGACCCCGCCCTGTTCGACACCGGGGTCCCGGTGTTCGGCATCTGTTACGGCTTCCAGGCCATGGCTCAGGCCCTGGGCGGTCGGGTCGACCGCACCGGTGTCCGCGAGTACGGCGCGACCGAGTTGTCCGTCGCCGACGGCGGCGGCCGCCTGCTGGCCGACCTGCCCGACACCCTCGGCGTCTGGATGAGCCACGGCGACTCCGTCGCGCAGGCCCCGCCCGGTTTCTCCGTCACCGCCACCAGCCCCGGCGCCCCGATCGCCGCCTTCGAGGACACCGACCGCAAGCTCGCCGGCGTCCAGTACCACCCCGAGGTCGTCCACTCCGAGCACGGCCAGGAGGTGCTCCGACGGTTCCTGCACGACGTCGCCGGCCTGCCCGGCGATTGGACGTCGGCCGAGATCCTCACCGAGCAGGTCGCCGCCATCCGCGAGCGCATCGGGGACAAGAAGGTCATCTGCGGGTTGTCCGGCGGGGTCGACTCCGCGGTCGCCGCCGCGCTGGTGCACCGCGCCGTCGGCGACCAGCTGACCTGTGTCTTCGTCGACCACGGTCTGCTGCGGGCCGGGGAGCGCGAGCAGGTCGAGCGTGACTACGTCGCCGCCACCGGCATCAAGCTGGTCACGGTCGACGCTCGGGAACGGTTCCTGGACGCGCTGGCCGGCGTCACCGACCCGGAGACCAAGCGCAAGATCATCGGTCGCGAGTTCATCCGCGTCTTCGAGCAGGCCGCGGCCGACGTCTCGCAGTCCGAGGGCGGCGTCGAGTTCCTCGTCCAGGGCACCCTCTACCCGGACGTCGTCGAGTCCGGTGGCGGCACCGGGACGGCGACCATCAAGTCGCACCACAACGTCGGCGGGCTGCCCGACGACCTCACCTTCGCGCTCGTCGAACCGCTGCGCACCCTGTTCAAGGACGAGGTGCGCGCACTCGGGGCCGAGCTGGGCCTGCCGTCCGCGATCGTCGGCCGGCAGCCGTTCCCGGGCCCGGGCCTGGGCATCCGCATCATCGGGGCCGTCGACGCCGAGCGGCTGGAGGTGCTCCGCGCCGCCGACGCCATCGTCCGCGAGGAGCTCACCGCCGCCGGACTGGACCAGGACATCTGGCAGTGCCCGGTGGTGCTGCTGGCCGACGTCCGCTCGGTCGGCGTGCAGGGGGACGGCCGCACCTACGGACACCCCATCGTGCTGCGCCCGGTGTCCAGCGAGGACGCCATGACCGCCGACTGGTCGCGGCTGCCCTACGACCTGCTGGCCCGCATCTCGAACCGGATCACCGGCGAGGTCACCGAGGTCAACCGGGTCGTCCTGGACATCACCAGCAAGCCGCCGGGCACCATCGAGTGGGAGTGA
- a CDS encoding multidrug effflux MFS transporter, whose product MTGPAVVPRAGAAWVVALALLSSFGPLCLDMYLPALPDLPGELGSTATLAQLTLSACIVGLGLGQLIAGPWSDRVGRRLPLIVGLLLFVGSSALCAVTTSMELLVALRVVQGAAGAVGIVVGRAVVADRFAGAAAASYFAIIAAINGLSPILAPVVGGQILAVGTWRTVFWVLAGFGLLLAVLTWFAVPESLPPGRRLRTRVSDDPVRRESAFRTLLTDRGYVGVVIAGSMVTAAMFGYISASPFLLRTGFGLSPQAFSVCFAANAVGIIITTQLGRRLLVRTSAARVLTLGVAQAIVGAVALLAVTLVGAGLVAVLIALFVMVSAVGFALPFSSAIAMDRHRRIAGTASALVGLAQYAFGALTAPLVGLGDRTTGVALGATAVVATALAAGGLLVARPALAEPA is encoded by the coding sequence ATGACCGGCCCGGCCGTCGTGCCCCGGGCCGGTGCCGCCTGGGTCGTGGCGCTCGCCCTGCTGTCCAGCTTCGGGCCGCTGTGCCTGGACATGTACCTGCCGGCGCTCCCGGACCTGCCCGGCGAACTCGGCTCGACGGCGACCCTGGCCCAACTGACCCTGTCGGCCTGCATCGTCGGCCTCGGCCTCGGCCAGCTGATCGCCGGGCCGTGGTCCGACCGGGTCGGGCGGCGGCTGCCGCTCATCGTGGGACTGCTGCTGTTCGTCGGGTCGTCGGCGCTGTGCGCGGTGACCACGTCGATGGAGCTGCTGGTCGCGCTCCGCGTCGTCCAGGGCGCGGCCGGCGCGGTGGGCATCGTCGTCGGCCGGGCCGTGGTCGCCGACCGGTTCGCCGGCGCGGCGGCCGCGTCCTACTTCGCGATCATCGCGGCCATCAACGGACTCTCACCCATCCTCGCGCCGGTCGTCGGCGGCCAGATCCTCGCCGTCGGCACCTGGCGGACGGTGTTCTGGGTGCTCGCCGGGTTCGGTCTGCTGCTCGCCGTGCTGACCTGGTTCGCCGTCCCCGAGTCGCTACCGCCCGGACGTCGGCTCCGGACCCGGGTGTCGGACGACCCGGTTCGGCGGGAGTCGGCGTTCCGCACGCTGCTCACCGACCGCGGCTACGTCGGCGTCGTCATCGCCGGCTCGATGGTGACCGCGGCGATGTTCGGCTACATCTCGGCGTCGCCGTTCCTGCTGCGCACCGGGTTCGGCCTGTCGCCCCAGGCGTTCAGCGTCTGCTTCGCCGCCAACGCCGTGGGCATCATCATCACCACCCAGCTCGGCCGGCGGCTGCTCGTCCGGACCTCGGCGGCCCGGGTGCTGACCCTCGGCGTCGCCCAGGCCATCGTCGGCGCGGTCGCCCTGCTGGCGGTGACGCTGGTGGGCGCGGGGCTCGTCGCGGTGCTGATCGCGCTGTTCGTCATGGTGTCGGCCGTCGGCTTCGCGCTGCCGTTCTCGTCGGCCATCGCGATGGACCGGCACCGCCGCATCGCCGGGACCGCGTCGGCCCTGGTGGGTCTGGCCCAGTACGCCTTCGGGGCCCTCACCGCGCCGCTCGTCGGCCTGGGCGACCGCACCACCGGTGTCGCGCTCGGGGCCACCGCCGTGGTGGCCACCGCGCTGGCCGCCGGAGGACTACTGGTGGCCCGGCCGGCCCTGGCCGAGCCGGCCTGA
- a CDS encoding endonuclease domain-containing protein translates to MSARPGAPAARALITLVLDGGVSVPERELLRGLRRSGAQGWSAGVHVEACGRRYWLDLAHVRTRLAVEVDGWTVHSRSVAFHEDRQRQNDLVRGGWTVLRYTPAQLHGRVCAVVAEIRSVEAELQGRLRSGAAGKCR, encoded by the coding sequence ATGTCCGCCCGACCGGGAGCGCCCGCGGCCCGTGCCTTGATCACACTGGTCCTCGACGGCGGGGTGTCCGTTCCCGAGCGGGAGCTGCTGCGGGGCCTGCGTCGGAGTGGAGCGCAGGGCTGGTCGGCCGGTGTCCACGTCGAGGCGTGCGGTCGGCGTTACTGGCTGGATCTGGCTCACGTCCGGACGCGACTGGCGGTCGAGGTCGACGGATGGACCGTGCACTCCCGTTCGGTCGCCTTTCATGAGGACCGGCAACGGCAGAACGACCTCGTCCGGGGTGGCTGGACGGTGCTCCGCTACACCCCGGCCCAGCTGCATGGCCGCGTCTGCGCCGTCGTCGCCGAGATCCGGTCGGTGGAGGCCGAACTGCAGGGCCGACTCAGGTCAGGGGCGGCGGGAAAGTGTCGCTGA